Proteins encoded by one window of Muntiacus reevesi chromosome 6, mMunRee1.1, whole genome shotgun sequence:
- the LOC136171161 gene encoding retinitis pigmentosa 9 protein-like isoform X2: MTTERREDETKPEDCIPDVPGNEHAREFLAHTPIKGLWMPLGKEVKVMQCWCCKRHMKIPCMTSYERIKDTKRI, encoded by the exons GAAGATGAGACCAAGCCAGAAGACTGTATACCAGATGTCCCAGGCAATGAACATGCCAGGGAATTTCTGGCTCACACACCAATCAAAGGACTTTGGATGCCATTGGGGAAAGAAGTCAAAGTCATGCAGT gtTGGTGCTGTAAACG GCACATGAAGATCCCATGTATGACATCATACGAGAGAATAAAAGACACAAAAAGGATATAA